A section of the Harmonia axyridis chromosome 2, icHarAxyr1.1, whole genome shotgun sequence genome encodes:
- the LOC123673745 gene encoding putative uncharacterized protein DDB_G0271982, with the protein MTAYDDKSISLLERKKRQWAQEKDELDNLWAPWEHRTSNHWPLSSRGQHTKISNAAIHSLSHRESYSSQNSHRKNSLPPLPQNQSISKDRYEKGGETSGYASDNPISSGYLPLTHWSHQNNPQSGYESASSRDDRPRWKNKGMTSDWDKKETSKEGVSTNEPPNWLKRGLEQDGHIEVTNSSPSESPEQDYIEQDRPFTGSSSVRSRTYIRGQNIRLDSIELAERERKRELALQHQEAIRKQLEERERKRSEERRRKIQEEYEEEQRIAKEQELERQRYEQEQKFLQEKHEKEEKRKEAMKEAIELAEKEAKLQKMKLKLMKQRNDVNINNEHKDHYSNDIPTKECNNDKNFDPKKEKSNLTPRSISIRKQVEENKENLNNTQPAKSDNRTTEICIKNNLETEHCAKDNQNNLNDNVKSFSKTSQCQKNEPVALVIPSNFETLQHFQYAVLMSIPSSSSVPVAIPLAVPAETTQFTTVTTARTENRILTPTQYRQKNKMMCDSSTQTEDLRVDKSSRDKNTNMEAVYESRSRKGRSSSRNENVSDRPKWGANRPPTRYMKQSEKDLVYQRKKLRQKNEENLYDDKNSSDESQMVTPRYRKRGHLEKRHSRPLWRKHLSEDVFRRDIRMYQSEIIPIAADKDNVCFEHRCCCKCRCAGRYAIEPRVDILTVNHDSTKEQTTTTSNSIEDRNGTSEELPPLQNVIVD; encoded by the exons ATGACAGCATACGACGATAAATCCATATCGTTACTAGAGAGGAAAAAGAGGCAGTGGGCACAAGAAAAAG ACGAACTGGATAACCTTTGGGCGCCTTGGGAACACAGAACGTCCAATCACTGGCCACTTTCTTCGAG AGGCCAACACACTAAAATTTCAAACGCTGCAATTCACTCTCTGAGCCACAGAGAATCATACTCTTCTCAAAACTCGCACAGAAAAAATAGCCTACCTCCACTGCCACAAAACCAATCGATTTCAAAAGATAGATACGAAAAAGGGGGTGAAACGTCAGGATATGCAAGCGACAACCCTATTTCATCAGGATACCTTCCCCTCACGCATTGGAGCCACCAAAACAACCCCCAATCTGGTTACGAGTCAGCTTCGAGTAGGGATGATAGGCCCAGATGGAAAAATAAAGGGATGACATCTGACTGGGATAAGAAAGAAACCAGTAAGGAGGGAGTGAGCACCAATGAGCCTCCAAATTGGTTGAAACGAGGGTTAGAACAGGATGGTCACATAGAAGTCACCAACTCTTCACCATCAGAATCTCCAGAACAAGACTACATCGAACAAGATCGACCTTTTACAGGTTCTAGCTCAGTTAGAAGCAG gactTACATCCGGGGACAAAACATCCGACTTGACTCTATAGAATTGGCAGAGAGAGAAAGAAAACGAGAATTAGCCTTACAACACCAAGAAGCAATCCGTAAACAATTGGAAGAAAGAGAAAGAAAGAGGTCAGAAGAACGAAGACGTAAGATTCAAGAGGAGTATGAAGAAGAACAGCGAATAGCCAAAGAGCAAGAACTGGAAAGACAACGCTATGAACAAGAACAAAAATTCCTCcaggaaaaacatgaaaaagaaGAGAAGAGAAAGGAAGCGATGAAAGAAGCCATCGAGCTGGCGGAGAAAGAAGCTAAACTCCAGAAAATGAAACTCAAATTGATGAAACAACGAAACGATGTCAATATCAACAACGAACATAAGGATCACTATTCGAATGACATTCCAACTAAAGAATGCAACAATGATAAAAATTTCGATCCCAAAAAAGAAAAGAGTAACCTAACGCCTAGAAGTATATCGATACGAAAACAAGTCGAAGAGAAcaaagaaaatttgaataacACACAACCAGCGAAAAGTGATAACCGTACGACAGAAATCTGCATCAAGAATAATCTAGAAACGGAACATTGTGCCAAAGATAATCAAAACAATCTTAATGATAACGTGAAAAGTTTTTCTAAGACTTCACAATGTCAGAAGAACGAACCTGTGGCCTTAGTTATACCCTCTAATTTCGAAACCTTGCAACACTTTCAATACGCTGTTCTTATGTCGATACCATCCAGTAGCTCAGTTCCTGTAGCAATCCCTTTGGCTGTACCAGCTGAAACCACGCAATTTACTACGGTAACAACAGCTAGGACTGAAAACAGGATACTCACGCCTACTCAGTATAGACAGAAAAATAAGATGATGTGTGATAGCAGTACACAAACTGAAGACTTAAGGGTTGATAAATCTTCCAGGGACAAGAACACCAACATGGAAGCCGTTTACGAGAGTCGAAGTAGAAAAGGAAGAAGCAGTAGTAGAAATGAGAATGTTTCTGATAGACCCAAGTGGGGGGCTAACAGGCCACCTACAAGATACATGAAGCAAAGTGAGAAAGACCTGGTTTATCAGAGGAAGAAATTGAGACAgaagaacgaagaaaacctttATGACGATAAAAACTCTAGTGACGAAAGTCAAATGGTGACTCCAAGATATAGGAAGAGAGGTCACTTGGAGAAAAGACATTCAAGACCTTTGTGGAGGAAACACTTGTCTGAAGATGTTTTCCGTAGAGACATCAGGATGTACCAAAGTGAAATCATCCCCATAGCAGCGGATAAAGACAATGTTTGCTTCGAGCATAGATGCTGCTGCAAGTGTAGATGTGCAGGAAGATACGCAATAGAGCCTAGAGTTGATATTCTAACCGTCAATCACGATAGCACAAAAGAACAGACCACGACAACATCAAACTCAATCGAAGACAGGAATGGAACTTCAGAGGAGCTGCCACCTTTACAGAACGTAATAGTGGATTGA